A window of Cytobacillus sp. FSL H8-0458 genomic DNA:
AAGGAAAGAATGAAGCAGCTGATTATTTGGGGAGTAACCGGCATGTTCACAAACCATCCGGATTTGCTTCATGATGTGAAAAAAGGAAGATAAATAGAAGAACTCCGGGAAAAATTTCTGGAGTTCTTTTTGTATATAAACCAACACCGACATAGTGAAAATTTGCTGAAAAGGGCTTGAACATGTTATTTCAAAGTGATATGATTTTTAATAGTTCAAAAATCTGTCACATTTTGATTTGAGATAGCGAACCTGTCGTCGGTTAAAATGTCATCAGATTCTATGAAGATTAACAGTTGGTCCTTTAAGCAGCGAATCCTGCTTAATACTAACCGTCAATCCTGCTTCAGCATACCCATATTCGGGCATGCCGAAGAGATTGGCGGTTTTTTTATTTCAAGGAACAATCCTGTAACCGCTTTAAAAAGCAGGGTACGAGCATTAAGAGGGGGAAAAAGAGTGAAAAAGACAAAAAACCGGTGGCTGATTGCCGCCTCGGCCGTAGGGATTCATATCTCCATCGGTTCGGTTTACGCCTGGAGCAACTTTACCAATCCATTGATTGAGCAGTTTGGCTGGTCATCAAAGGAAGTACAGCTGACCTTCAGTTTGGCGATTCTATTTCTGGGACTGTCAGCAGCATTTCTTGGCCACTTTGTTGAAAAGCATGGACCAAAAAAGGCTGGTCTTCTGGCAGCAGGATTCTTCGGAGCCGGCATGCTTGGAGCCGGATTGGCAGTAAATATGGGTTCATTGCCATTTTTATACATAACCTATGGCGTTCTTGGGGGAATCGGTTTAGGGGTAGGTTATATTGCGCCGGTATCCACACTGGTAAAATGGTTCCCTGACCGACGCGGATTTGCAACAGGCCTCGCCATCATGGGATTTGGCTTTGCTGCAGCAGTAGCAAGCCCGGTCATGGATGGTCTAATTAAATCTGTTGGCACAGCAAACACGTTCTTTATTTTAGGTGCTGCCTACTTGATCATTATGACATTATCATCATTATATTTAGAAAAACCGCCTGAAGACTGGGCACCTGAAGGCATGAAGGAAAAAGCTGCAGCCGGAAAAATCAAAATTAAACAGGATTTGGCACAGTTAACGGCGAATGAAGCAGTAAAGACAACCCGGTTCTATTATTTATGGATCATGCTGTTCATAAATGTAACGTGCGGAATTGCAATTTTGTCAGCTGCAAAGCCGCTGGCACAGGAAAGCATAGGCCTGACAACGGCAGAAGCAGCCACGCTTGTCGGAGTGCTTGGCATCTTTAACGGACTGGGCCGTCTGGCATGGGCATCCATTTCTGACTATATTGGCCGCCCGAACACGTATACGATTTTCTTCGTATCACAGATCGCCCTATTTCTTTTGCTGCCGATCACAAAGGAAGCGATTCTTTTCCAGGTTATGCTGGCTGTTGTGTACACCATGTATGGCGGAGGATTCTCATCCATCCCGGCATTTATCGGTGATGTTTTTGGAACGAAGCAGCTAGGCGCCATTCACGGCTACATCCTTACAGCATGGGCGGCAGCTGGTCTTGCAGGCCCAATGTTTGCCGCATGGATGAAGGATTCAACAGGAAGCTATGCTTCAAGTCTGACAAGCTTTGCCGGACTTTTTGTGGTGGCACTCATTGTGTCAATCCTAATCCGTTTTGATATGAAAAAATTGCGCAGGCAAAATGAAGCAAATGAGCGTATAGCAAGTTAAATTTTAATAAAAACAGCATGGAAAAGCATTCAGCACCGCTTCCGCTTTTCTATTGGTATGGCACTTGGCAGCGATCCTGCTAAAGACTAACCGCCGCAGAAATCAGCATCTAGAAGTAGAGGCTTTTTGCGGCGGTTTTTTATAAAAACGGCAAGTTTATAACATTTGCCCATATACAATAATAAATGCAACTTAACCATTGAGAATTAAGAGATTCAGGATCTCTATTAAATAGAAAAAGATAAAGGAGTGTTTCAGATGGGAAAAACAAAACATCCAGGACCTCAGAATAAAAAGGCCATGCCGGATCCAAAGCATTGGGTGAGTCCGATTCCGTTCGGGCTTGGCAAAATAAAGCCAAAACATATGAGGGATACAGCAAAAATCCTGTGGGAAAACAAAGATAATATCGGCTATGCCACAAATATACTGACAAAAGGTGTCTGCGACGGCTGTGCGCTTGGCGTTTCCGGTCTTTATGACCAGACGCTTAAAGGACCCCATGTTTGTACAACACGTTTAAATGTCCTTCGTTTAAACACGGCCGGTGCGATCAAACCGGACATTCTGCATGCCGATATTGATGAGCTCCGCAAATATGACAGCACCGAGCTTCGCAAGCTCGGCCGCATCCCATATCCGATGATCCGCAGAAAAGGCGAGCGCAAATTCTCCCGGATCACTTGGGATGATGCCATGAATATGATTGCTGAAAAAATGAAGGTTCTCGACCCTAAGCAGTATGCGTTCTACCTGACGAGCCGCGGAATTACGAATGAATCCTATTATGCGGCCGGCAAAGTTGCCCGCTTCCTTGGCACGAACCACATTGATAATGCGAGCCGCATTTGCCATTCGCCTTCTAAAACTGCGTTAAAGCGTTCGATTGGCGTAGGAGCTTCCACAGCCAACTATCTTGACTGGATCGGAACGGATGTACTCTTATTCTGGGGAAGCGTGGCATCCAACAGCTCGCCTGTATCATCCAAATACATGCTTGAAGCGAAAAAGAATGGCACAAAAATTATCGTCGTCAATCCATATAAAGAGCCGGCGATGGACAAATACTGGATTCCGTCAAACCCGGAATCTGCTTTATTTGGCACAAAAATCGCTGATGACTTTTATCAGGTCAACATCGGCGGAGACATTGCCTTTATGCATGGCATCATGAAACACTGGTTTGACATGGAGAAAGCGGAGCGCGGTTCTGCCATCAACCATACATTTGTGAATGAGCATGTAAATGGCTACGAGGATTTGAAAAAGAAAGTAAAAGAGCAGTCATGGGAAGATATTATTAAATCTTCCGGTGTAAGCAAAGAGCGTATTATTGAGCTTGCGGAACTGCTGGCGAACAGCAAAAATGCTGTCTATGCCTGGGCTCTTGGCCTGACCATGCATTCCTTTGCGACAGATAATATCTCACAGGTAGCGAACCTTGCGCTGCTTCGCGGCCATCTGGGCCGAAAGCATAATGGTTTGATGCCATTCCGCGGCCACTCATCTGTACAGGGAAGCGGTGAAATGGGTGCCGATCCATTCGTGTTGCCTGGCGGTGACTTTTATGGAGACAATTTTACCCGCATTCAAAATCTATGGGGCTTTGAGCTTCAGAAATGGCAGGGTGATATTGTCGGGGTGACACTGGAGAATATTCTGCTGCCTGAGGACCATGAACGAAAAATCAAGCTTTACTATCTATCAGGCGGTAACTTCCTTGAGACAATGCCGGATCCTGATTTTATTGAAAAAGCTCTTTCTGAATTGGATATCCGCGTTCACCAGGATATAATTTTAAATACGTCTACCCTGGTTGATGCAAAAGAAGCGGTCATCGTGCTGCCTGCTAAAACAAGGTACGAGCAGGAGGGCGGCGGTACCTCCACTTCAACGGAGAGAATGGTGTATTTCAGTCCGGAAATTGAAGGAAATAAAAACAAAATTGAAGAGGCGCGAGAAGAGTGGAAAATTTATATCGATCTGGCGAAACGCGTAAAGCCTGAAACTGCCCATCTTGTTGATTTTAAAGATGCACAGGAAATCCGGGATGAAATTGCCGTGGCGAATCCTAATTATGATGGCATCCAGCACCTGAAAAAAGCAGGGGATGTTTTCCAATGGGGCGGAGCATGGCTTTGCGAGGACGGCATCTGCCCGACTCCGGATGGAAAAGGTACACTTATCACTGTCGATATTCCAGACCTTGGCAAAAAAGAAGGCCAGTTCATCGTCACATCCCGCCGCGGCAAGCAGTTCAATTCCATGGTCTACAAAGAAGTGGACCCGCTGAATGGTGCCGGACGATACGATGTATTAATGAACGCAGAAGATGGAAAAGACTTAAGCATTGCAGAGGGTGAAGGGATCGTTCTGTACAATGGATTCGGTGTCTTCCAGGGAAGAGCCAAATTCGTCGACATCGCCCGCGGCAACGTCGAAGTCCATTTTCCTGAAGGAAACTTCCTGTTGCCAAGAGGCCGCTACGAAAAATTTGCGGGTATCCCTGACTACAACATCACGGTCACCCTCGAAAAAGCGGACCGTTATAATGCCCGCAAGGACGTGGAATACAATGAAAAACACATCGCTGAGGATGAAATTGATGCACCAGCGTAAAAGGAGGGAGATGGCTTTTGGGCCATCTCTCTTTTGTTTGGAAATGGAGCTGTGACAAAGAAATAGGCAGCTAAATCAGCGCGATAAACTGAGCAAAAAAGACGAAAATAAGCCCCAAAGAAATGTCTGCCCAATTTCCAAAATAGGCTCGTCCTCCTGCGACATCCATTATTTCCCTTCGTCATATATAGTGAGGTGAATTTAATGAAAAAAATCAAACAGGCATTTGCAGCAGGAGTTATATCTCTGGCAGTTATTTGTTCAGGGGGATCTGTTTTAGCGGACCACAGCGGAGATAAAGAAATAGCTGTGGTGAAAAAAGGGGATACACTCTATTCCCTGGCTAAGAAGCATCATCTGAGTGTAACGCAGATTAAGGAGCTGAATGATTTAGCAGGTACAACCATCTATGCCGGTCAGCGTCTCATTCTATCCGGGGAGGAAGCTGGATATCACAGGATTATTGCCGGTTCTTTCAGCAAAAAAGAGAATGCGGAAAAGCGGGCAGCACTGCTGAAGAAAAAAGGGATCCCAGCTGCAATGAGCATGGCTGTCATTGATGGCAAAACCTATTACCGTGTGCAGGCAGGTGCTTTTAAGGACAAAAAGAATGCTGTGAAGCACCTGGAGGCAGTCAAAAAAGCAGGAATTAAAGATGCCTTCATTCTTTCAAGAGGGGAACTTCATATTTTTGGCTTAAAGCCGGGAGACTCCTATGATGACATCATATCGAGAATGGGCAAGCCAAAAAAGACTGAGACTCAGGTCAATATTAAAAGCCTTTACTACCAGGGGGATGGTGCCGGTGTAAGGGCAACCTTAAATATGAAGGATGGTACAATTGGCAGCCTTGCTGTATATCCGGAATATTTAAGCACGCGCATGTTGCCTGCTCTTCCCTTTACCAAGACCGAAGCAGTTAAAATGTATGGAGATGCTGACAAGACAAAAACGGTAACTTGCTACGAATCAGCCATGTGTGAAGAGTTAACCTACCAGCTTGATCATTTCGAACTCAAAGTCCGGATTGACAGGGATCAAACCACTGTTCAGTTTTTGGAAATAACTTATCGTTAATGACACAGGGCCTTCATAAGGAAAGAAGGACGTGACACCTGACAAAAAAACCGGCTCCAATTAGTGTTTTGGAGCCGGATTCTTTTGCTTTTCCGAAGATTTACTTATCACACCCATTATTCCCCGTGTCAGAAGGAAGGTCGCCATGATAGATATAAAGCTATAATAGGAATTCCATGATTTTTTATACTTGATTAACTGTGTGTGTTTTTCAAGAAAATGTTCGGCAATTGCCGATGGAATACTAAAGATCAAGGACTTCAGCAGGATACCCTTTAGTCCGCTATTTCTGGTCTGCTGGTTAAAATAAACACACGTAATCGGAAAAATAATATAGCTGAATAGTACACTGACGTCAAAAGTTTTAAACAAATTAACCGGGTACTTGAGATATCCTTTTCGCACTAAGAGATTGTCTAAAAAGGTGGCAATATAGCTTTTCAAAAAGAACACGATAAGCCAGTCTTTTATAGGGGGCTTTCTGACCAGATGGAAAAAAGCCCCGATACCGAACATAAACAGGCTGCGCAGCAGATTTCGTTCAAACTTTCGTCCCAATTGCAATTTCTCCTTTGTAACCGGGCATTGCTTTAAAAGGAATCGAGTTAAGGCTTTAATATAACTTTTATGCAATCCTCGGTTTTCGTATCAAATGCTTCGTAGCCATGCTTCGCATCATCCAGCGGCAAAACATGGGTGACAATATCGCTTGGATCGAATTTGCCTTCAGCAATCATGTTATACAAATAAGGCATATATGGAATGACCGGGGCCTGACCGGAACGTATATTGACATTTCGTTCAAAAATGTCACCTAAAGGAAAAGCGTTGTAACGCATGCCATA
This region includes:
- a CDS encoding L-lactate MFS transporter, translated to MKKTKNRWLIAASAVGIHISIGSVYAWSNFTNPLIEQFGWSSKEVQLTFSLAILFLGLSAAFLGHFVEKHGPKKAGLLAAGFFGAGMLGAGLAVNMGSLPFLYITYGVLGGIGLGVGYIAPVSTLVKWFPDRRGFATGLAIMGFGFAAAVASPVMDGLIKSVGTANTFFILGAAYLIIMTLSSLYLEKPPEDWAPEGMKEKAAAGKIKIKQDLAQLTANEAVKTTRFYYLWIMLFINVTCGIAILSAAKPLAQESIGLTTAEAATLVGVLGIFNGLGRLAWASISDYIGRPNTYTIFFVSQIALFLLLPITKEAILFQVMLAVVYTMYGGGFSSIPAFIGDVFGTKQLGAIHGYILTAWAAAGLAGPMFAAWMKDSTGSYASSLTSFAGLFVVALIVSILIRFDMKKLRRQNEANERIAS
- a CDS encoding FdhF/YdeP family oxidoreductase, whose amino-acid sequence is MGKTKHPGPQNKKAMPDPKHWVSPIPFGLGKIKPKHMRDTAKILWENKDNIGYATNILTKGVCDGCALGVSGLYDQTLKGPHVCTTRLNVLRLNTAGAIKPDILHADIDELRKYDSTELRKLGRIPYPMIRRKGERKFSRITWDDAMNMIAEKMKVLDPKQYAFYLTSRGITNESYYAAGKVARFLGTNHIDNASRICHSPSKTALKRSIGVGASTANYLDWIGTDVLLFWGSVASNSSPVSSKYMLEAKKNGTKIIVVNPYKEPAMDKYWIPSNPESALFGTKIADDFYQVNIGGDIAFMHGIMKHWFDMEKAERGSAINHTFVNEHVNGYEDLKKKVKEQSWEDIIKSSGVSKERIIELAELLANSKNAVYAWALGLTMHSFATDNISQVANLALLRGHLGRKHNGLMPFRGHSSVQGSGEMGADPFVLPGGDFYGDNFTRIQNLWGFELQKWQGDIVGVTLENILLPEDHERKIKLYYLSGGNFLETMPDPDFIEKALSELDIRVHQDIILNTSTLVDAKEAVIVLPAKTRYEQEGGGTSTSTERMVYFSPEIEGNKNKIEEAREEWKIYIDLAKRVKPETAHLVDFKDAQEIRDEIAVANPNYDGIQHLKKAGDVFQWGGAWLCEDGICPTPDGKGTLITVDIPDLGKKEGQFIVTSRRGKQFNSMVYKEVDPLNGAGRYDVLMNAEDGKDLSIAEGEGIVLYNGFGVFQGRAKFVDIARGNVEVHFPEGNFLLPRGRYEKFAGIPDYNITVTLEKADRYNARKDVEYNEKHIAEDEIDAPA
- a CDS encoding LysM peptidoglycan-binding domain-containing protein, with the protein product MKKIKQAFAAGVISLAVICSGGSVLADHSGDKEIAVVKKGDTLYSLAKKHHLSVTQIKELNDLAGTTIYAGQRLILSGEEAGYHRIIAGSFSKKENAEKRAALLKKKGIPAAMSMAVIDGKTYYRVQAGAFKDKKNAVKHLEAVKKAGIKDAFILSRGELHIFGLKPGDSYDDIISRMGKPKKTETQVNIKSLYYQGDGAGVRATLNMKDGTIGSLAVYPEYLSTRMLPALPFTKTEAVKMYGDADKTKTVTCYESAMCEELTYQLDHFELKVRIDRDQTTVQFLEITYR
- a CDS encoding CBO0543 family protein, producing the protein MGRKFERNLLRSLFMFGIGAFFHLVRKPPIKDWLIVFFLKSYIATFLDNLLVRKGYLKYPVNLFKTFDVSVLFSYIIFPITCVYFNQQTRNSGLKGILLKSLIFSIPSAIAEHFLEKHTQLIKYKKSWNSYYSFISIMATFLLTRGIMGVISKSSEKQKNPAPKH